AGCATCTATGGTTTGTGAATCATTCCGTGTAGCTGGAATCTCAGTATCTTTGGGAAGGTCATCAGCCTCTACAGATGGAGGCTTCTTATCCACAGGTGGAGCCTCATTGTCTACATTTGTAGTGTCAGTGGCCTCTGATGGAGCCTCATTTCCTGCAGATGCAGATTTAGTGTCCTCTGTAGGAGCATTAGTGTCCTCTGATACAAGCTCCTTCTCAGTGGATGAAGCTCTAGTTTCTGCTACCAGAGTCTCAGGAGCTGGAGTTCCCTCACAAGGCATATCTGGTGAACCTGCAGGCACTGAAGTACTGCCAACTGCAACCTGAGCTTCCACACAAGAGGCCATTGCTGAAAGAAGACACATTCCTGCAAGTTATCCATAATGCAATTCTAAGGCATGTTCATACATTACTTTTATACTAAATTTTCTTTGGTGAAACATTTCTATTTAAGTTATCCATAATGCAGATTTAAGATATGTTCATATGTTACTTGACTACTGGATTTGCTGCATCGAAAAACCACAACATTTTAC
This region of Eleutherodactylus coqui strain aEleCoq1 chromosome 5, aEleCoq1.hap1, whole genome shotgun sequence genomic DNA includes:
- the LOC136628769 gene encoding tropomyosin-1, isoforms 33/34-like, with amino-acid sequence MASCVEAQVAVGSTSVPAGSPDMPCEGTPAPETLVAETRASSTEKELVSEDTNAPTEDTKSASAGNEAPSEATDTTNVDNEAPPVDKKPPSVEADDLPKDTEIPATRNDSQTIDADAPSTEKAAPSAGGDTSSTEKAAPSAGGDTSSTEKAAPSAGGDAPSTENPIPSAESKAPSAVNEIQEVDVKLESSKTPNEAVPCVETAGPVSEDPIRKRTRKLKNRWECFTD